One genomic window of Anaeromyxobacter diazotrophicus includes the following:
- a CDS encoding DEAD/DEAH box helicase, with the protein MVTSPSALAAPLAPPDGGPLSPDAILDRFVAWVGSTGLSLYPAQEEAILALLDGQHVVLATPTGSGKSLVATFLHWKAMAEGKRSIYTCPIKALVNEKFFALCQLFGAENVGMTTGDAAINPDAPVLCCTAEILASMALREARPRADAVVMDEFHYYGDRERGQAWQVPLLLLEDTTYLLMSATLGDVSGVKEGLRELTGRAVADVRSAVRPVPLEFEWRETPLHETLEALVEAGKAPVYLVNFTQKAAAEQAQNLMSANFSSREDKERIRAALDGVRFDTPYGKDLSRFLRHGVGLHHAGLLPRYRLAVEKLAQGGLLKVVSGTDTLGMGVNIPIRTVLFTQLCKFDGEKTALLSARDFHQISGRAGRKGFDERGYVVAQAPEHVVENKRLAEKAAAGKKVVKKQPPQKGYVPWDRTTFERLQTKEPEALTARFEVGFGLLLDLVQSATTQRGGGYGRLVQMIGRAHETPYGRTKLRRLAAARFRTLRRAGLIELREVEGYRGRYVRPAPGLQRDFSLRQTLSLWLLDTLPQVPREGESYALDVLTLCESILENPDPVLWKQLDVARGKAIAEMKAKGMEYDERMAELEKVEYPKPHADFVYATFNAFAERHPWVGQENIRPKSVARELAERYMTFNEYVSEYGLERSEGLLLRYLSDAFKTLVQGVPEAYRDERVDDLLVFLRATVRGADASLLDEWERMRDPSYRAAPADQRAALAALPPRVAQPDDDPRAFAARVRHELHRLLVAVAQQRWDAAAAALWDPDGAWPPARLQAELAPYFAEHGAVDTRPVARAPHNTLLQKTGPRTYSAQQRLVDPEGEVDWVLDCTIDLAVDRPGDAPLLELVRAGT; encoded by the coding sequence ATGGTCACCTCCCCTTCCGCGCTGGCCGCGCCGCTCGCGCCGCCCGACGGCGGCCCGCTCTCGCCCGACGCCATCCTCGACCGGTTCGTCGCCTGGGTCGGCTCGACCGGCCTCTCCCTCTACCCGGCGCAGGAGGAGGCGATCCTGGCGCTCCTCGACGGGCAGCACGTGGTGCTCGCGACGCCGACCGGCTCGGGCAAGTCGCTCGTCGCCACCTTCCTCCACTGGAAGGCGATGGCGGAGGGGAAGCGCTCCATCTACACCTGCCCCATCAAGGCGCTCGTGAACGAGAAGTTCTTCGCGCTCTGCCAGCTCTTCGGGGCGGAGAACGTCGGCATGACCACCGGCGACGCCGCCATCAACCCGGACGCGCCCGTGCTGTGCTGCACGGCCGAGATCCTGGCCAGCATGGCGCTGCGCGAGGCGCGCCCGCGGGCCGACGCGGTGGTGATGGACGAGTTCCACTACTACGGCGACCGCGAGCGGGGGCAGGCCTGGCAGGTGCCGCTGCTCCTGCTCGAGGACACGACCTACCTGCTCATGTCGGCCACGCTGGGCGACGTGTCGGGGGTGAAGGAGGGGCTGCGCGAGCTCACCGGGCGAGCGGTGGCCGACGTCCGCAGCGCGGTGCGCCCGGTGCCGCTCGAGTTCGAGTGGCGCGAGACGCCGCTGCACGAGACGCTCGAGGCGCTGGTCGAGGCGGGGAAGGCGCCCGTCTACCTGGTGAACTTCACCCAGAAGGCGGCCGCCGAGCAGGCGCAGAACCTCATGAGCGCCAACTTCTCCTCGCGCGAGGACAAGGAGCGCATCCGCGCCGCCCTGGACGGCGTCCGCTTCGACACGCCCTACGGGAAGGACCTCTCGCGCTTCCTCCGGCACGGCGTGGGCCTCCACCACGCCGGGCTCCTGCCGCGCTACCGGCTCGCGGTCGAGAAGCTCGCCCAGGGCGGCCTGCTCAAGGTCGTCTCCGGCACCGACACGCTGGGGATGGGCGTCAACATCCCGATCCGGACGGTGCTCTTCACGCAGCTCTGCAAGTTCGACGGTGAGAAGACCGCCCTCCTCTCCGCCCGCGACTTCCACCAGATCTCCGGGCGCGCCGGGCGCAAGGGCTTCGACGAGCGCGGCTACGTGGTGGCCCAGGCCCCGGAGCACGTGGTCGAGAACAAGCGGCTCGCCGAGAAGGCCGCCGCCGGCAAGAAGGTGGTGAAGAAGCAGCCGCCGCAGAAGGGCTACGTCCCGTGGGACCGGACCACCTTCGAGCGGCTGCAGACCAAGGAGCCGGAGGCGCTCACCGCCCGCTTCGAGGTGGGCTTCGGGCTGCTCCTCGACCTGGTGCAGAGCGCGACCACCCAGCGCGGCGGCGGCTACGGCCGGCTGGTGCAGATGATCGGCCGGGCGCACGAGACGCCGTACGGCCGCACCAAGCTGCGCCGCCTGGCCGCGGCGCGCTTCCGCACCCTGCGACGCGCCGGGCTGATCGAGCTGCGGGAGGTGGAGGGCTACCGCGGCCGCTACGTCCGGCCCGCGCCCGGGCTGCAGCGCGACTTCTCGCTCCGGCAGACGCTCTCGCTCTGGCTGCTCGACACCCTCCCGCAGGTGCCGCGCGAGGGCGAGAGCTACGCCCTGGACGTCCTCACGCTGTGCGAGTCGATCCTGGAGAACCCCGACCCGGTGCTCTGGAAGCAGCTCGACGTGGCGCGCGGCAAGGCGATCGCGGAGATGAAGGCGAAGGGCATGGAGTACGACGAGCGGATGGCGGAGCTGGAGAAGGTCGAGTACCCGAAGCCGCACGCCGACTTCGTGTACGCGACGTTCAACGCCTTCGCGGAGCGCCACCCGTGGGTGGGCCAGGAGAACATCCGGCCGAAGTCGGTCGCCCGCGAGCTGGCCGAGCGGTACATGACGTTCAACGAGTACGTGAGCGAGTACGGCCTGGAGCGCTCCGAGGGCCTCCTCCTCCGGTACCTCTCCGACGCGTTCAAGACGCTGGTCCAGGGCGTGCCCGAGGCGTACCGCGACGAGCGCGTGGACGACCTGCTCGTCTTCCTGCGCGCCACCGTGCGCGGCGCCGACGCCTCGCTGCTGGACGAGTGGGAGCGGATGCGCGACCCCTCCTACCGCGCCGCGCCGGCCGACCAGCGCGCCGCGCTGGCGGCCCTGCCGCCGCGGGTCGCGCAGCCCGACGACGACCCGCGCGCCTTCGCCGCCCGCGTCCGCCACGAGCTGCACCGGCTGCTGGTCGCGGTGGCGCAGCAGCGCTGGGACGCCGCCGCCGCCGCGCTGTGGGATCCGGACGGCGCCTGGCCGCCGGCGCGCCTCCAGGCCGAGCTCGCCCCATACTTCGCCGAGCACGGCGCCGTCGACACGCGCCCGGTGGCGCGCGCCCCCCACAACACCCTGCTCCAGAAGACCGGCCCCCGCACCTACTCCGCCCAGCAGCGCCTGGTGGACCCCGAGGGCGAGGTGGACTGGGTGCTCGACTGCACGATCGACCTCGCGGTGGACCGCCCGGGCGACGCGCCGCTGCTCGAGCTGGTGCGCGCGGGGACGTGA
- a CDS encoding HNH endonuclease produces the protein PDIAAPDVRFYETATAQEVDGRLRELAALRAEWEDLVGYCALAVRKSQLYRLVGFASFRQYSEERLGLAARSIEERAKVEERRWASPALQEAKREGLAFEKLRLLAKLPEPEIARWTPRAKGLTCVALRRELEGEAERRMRAQGRLAVPLALRMAAVLAAAVQAVRDLTGRPLPLGTCLAVLARHFLDTWKSFCKRTRSRSRKVRERDEGHCQVPGCSRRATHAHHVLFRSHGGGDELDNQLGLCAFHHLRCIHAGHLRVVGRAPEALRWFLGGKAWSGPEPARRSGGGVEVSAG, from the coding sequence TGCCGGACATCGCGGCCCCGGACGTCCGCTTCTACGAGACCGCCACCGCCCAGGAGGTGGACGGCCGACTGCGGGAGCTCGCCGCCCTGCGGGCGGAGTGGGAGGACCTCGTCGGCTACTGCGCCCTCGCGGTCCGGAAGAGCCAGCTGTACCGGCTCGTCGGGTTCGCGAGCTTCCGCCAGTACAGCGAGGAGCGGCTGGGGCTCGCGGCGCGCTCGATCGAGGAGCGGGCCAAGGTCGAGGAGCGGCGCTGGGCCTCGCCGGCGCTCCAGGAGGCGAAGCGCGAGGGGCTGGCGTTCGAGAAGCTGCGGCTCCTCGCGAAGCTGCCCGAGCCGGAGATCGCCCGCTGGACCCCACGGGCGAAGGGCCTCACCTGCGTCGCGCTCCGGCGCGAGCTCGAGGGCGAGGCCGAGCGGCGGATGCGTGCGCAGGGGAGGCTGGCCGTCCCGCTGGCGCTCCGGATGGCGGCGGTGCTCGCCGCCGCGGTGCAGGCCGTGCGCGACCTGACCGGGAGGCCGCTGCCGCTCGGGACCTGCCTCGCCGTCCTCGCGCGGCACTTCCTCGACACCTGGAAGAGCTTCTGCAAGCGCACCCGAAGCCGCTCGCGGAAGGTCCGGGAGCGGGACGAGGGCCATTGCCAGGTCCCCGGCTGCAGCCGCCGCGCGACGCACGCGCACCACGTCCTCTTCCGCTCCCACGGCGGCGGGGACGAGCTCGACAACCAGCTCGGCCTCTGCGCGTTCCACCACCTCCGCTGCATCCACGCCGGCCACCTGCGCGTGGTGGGGCGGGCGCCTGAGGCGCTGCGGTGGTTCCTGGGCGGGAAGGCGTGGAGCGGGCCGGAGCCCGCGAGGCGGTCCGGCGGGGGCGTGGAGGTTTCGGCGGGGTGA
- a CDS encoding GNAT family N-acetyltransferase, with protein MSVRPLRPADVPALAPALAALPLMARYRRSADAIAADLAAALARGDGLLAWEAGGEARGLAWFLREGTLGVGGYLRLIALAEGAQGGGAGAALLAAFEAEVAKASRHAFLLVSDFNEAAQRFYERHGYARVGALPGFVLPEVAELVYWRRLR; from the coding sequence GTGAGCGTTCGCCCGCTGCGCCCCGCCGACGTCCCCGCGCTCGCGCCTGCGCTGGCCGCGCTGCCGCTCATGGCGCGCTACCGGCGGAGCGCGGACGCGATCGCCGCCGACCTGGCCGCGGCGCTGGCGCGCGGCGACGGGCTCCTCGCCTGGGAGGCCGGCGGCGAGGCGCGGGGGCTCGCCTGGTTCCTGCGCGAGGGCACGCTGGGGGTGGGCGGGTACCTGCGCCTCATCGCGCTCGCCGAGGGGGCGCAGGGCGGCGGAGCCGGCGCGGCGCTGCTGGCCGCCTTCGAGGCGGAGGTGGCGAAGGCGAGCCGCCACGCCTTCCTGCTCGTCTCCGACTTCAACGAGGCGGCCCAGCGCTTCTACGAGCGCCACGGCTACGCCCGCGTCGGCGCGCTGCCAGGGTTCGTGCTGCCGGAGGTGGCGGAGCTCGTCTACTGGCGGCGGCTCCGCTGA